Proteins from a genomic interval of Bos mutus isolate GX-2022 chromosome 15, NWIPB_WYAK_1.1, whole genome shotgun sequence:
- the LOC102286937 gene encoding olfactory receptor 51H1-like, translated as MMNTSSSHVNHHSFILTGIPGMPDKNPWMAFPLGFLYTMTLLGNGTILAIIKVDQSLHEPMYYFLSILALTDVGLSMSTLPSMLSIFWFNAPEVPFDACITQMFFIHSFGEVESGVLVSMAFDRFVAIRDPLHYASILTHGITGKIGIAVIIRAVCMVFPVPFLIKRLPFCHSNVLSHSYCLHQDAMRLACASTRVNSLYGLIVVIFTLGFDALIILFSYVLILKTVLDIASRAERLKALNTCLSHICAVLLFYVPLIGVTMIHRFGKHLSPVAHTFMANTYLLLPPLLNPVVYRGGSSMCSRGERTGSRVVESNVIWRIRSILSNYNAVKL; from the coding sequence ATGATGAACACTAGCTCATCACATGTCAACCACCATAGCTTCATTTTGACAGGTATCCCAGGAATGCCAGATAAAAACCCATGGATGGCTTTTCCCCTGGGATTTCTCTACACCATGACTCTCCTGGGAAATGGTACCATCCTAGCCATCATCAAGGTAGATCAGAGTCTCCATGAGCCTATGTACTACTTCCTCTCTATCTTGGCTCTGACTGATGTTGGTCTCTCCATGTCCACCCTGCCCTCCATGCTCAGCATCTTCTGGTTTAATGCCCCTGAGGTTCCCTTTGATGCATGCATCACACAGATGTTCTTCATCCACAGTTTTGGAGAGGTAGAATCAGGAGTATTAGTGTCTATGGCCTTTGACAGATTTGTGGCCATCCGAGACCCACTGCACTATGCTTCCATCCTCACCCATGGCATCACTGGCAAGATTGGAATAGCTGTCATCATCCGGGCAGTCTGCATGGTCTTCCCTGTGCCCTTTCTTATAAAGCGGCTACCCTTCTGCCATTCCAATGTCTTGTCTCATTCGTACTGTCTCCACCAAGATGCAATGCGGTTAGCCTGTGCCAGCACGCGTGTCAACAGCCTCTATGGCCTCATAGTAGTCATCTTCACTTTGGGGTTTGATGCCCTCATCATTCTCTTTTCTTATGTGCTCATCCTGAAGACAGTACTGGATATCGCTTCCAGAGCTGAAAGGCTCAAAGCGCTCAACACCTGCCTCTCCCACATCTGTGCTGTGCTCCTTTTTTATGTTCCTCTCATTGGTGTCACCATGATCCACAGGTTTGGGAAACATCTGTCACCAGTAGCACACACATTCATGGCCAATACCTATCTGTTACTGCCTCCTTTACTAAACCCTGTTGTCTACAGAGGAGGATCATCCATGTGTTCCAGAGGAGAAAGAACAGGGTCTAGGGTAGTGGAATCAAATGTAATATGGAGAATAAGAAGCATTTTGAGCAACTATAATGCAGTCAAATTATAA